Part of the Falco naumanni isolate bFalNau1 chromosome 3, bFalNau1.pat, whole genome shotgun sequence genome is shown below.
CGAGACACCGACAACTTCCCAGCCGGATCCTCCCAATGGTCAGGGTGGCAaacccttcccagccccctggggCAGGCTCCCACCCCACCTCTGCCGGCACGCACCCTTGTGCAGGACGGCGTTCGCGGGCTTGTTCCCAGCCAGGGACTCTTTGGAGAGATGCTGGTGGCTCTCGGCAAGGCACTCCACTTCAGCCAGACGGGCGTTCAATGCCATGGCCGGGTGATTGGGGTCTTGGGTCATGTTGAGGTACGCAGCCCTCCGCAGCTGCTCCTCGATCACCAGGGCCTGCTCCAGCAACTGGGAggtgcaggaggggaagggTTCAGGACCAGACCCTGCTCCAGTGTAAACCAGCACCGCTCCGCAGGCTCCAGCTGCCCATGTGGTTCTCACCAAACGAGCCTCTGCCCTACCgtgctccccaccagcctcaCACCCAAACACTCCTGGGAGAACAGGCTTAGCCCTTCTGATTTCTTATCTGCAGACACCAAGCGTCCCAGAAAGGGATCTGGGCAGCAACTCTACAGCACCGCACATGTTGGGAGTGGGCAGAGCACCCAGCCCACTCACAGAGaggagcccagggcagccggtCCCATCCCTTGCACCCCACCACAGAGCCGGCGAGCTCCCCGGGactgagctcctgctgctgggtgcctgCTCTCCTCCGGCGACTGTGAGCCCCTTGCAAAGCCCACAGCACTCCCCGCCCTGCGCCCAGAAGGTGCTGGTGGGCTGCCCCCCAGCTTTGGGGTGCCACTCTGGTCCCCCCCGCTGGTAAGGACTCACCAGCCCTGGACCTGCAACTCGCCTTGAACCGCCGGGCAAGGAACTTGTTCTTCATCTCGAGGTAGTTCCCCTTATGTATCTCCGACTTAAACGGCTCATTCAGGATCACGTAGCGTGGGTCGTTCTGGATGTCCTGCCAGCGGGCATAGCCGTGACTGATGCAGAGGGAGCGTCAAGGGAAGGGCTGGCCAGCCGACAGCATGCCCACCGCCCTGCAGCCACACCATGTCACCAAACCCCCACCCTGCTCATCACTGCACCCTGACCCCAGCACCCGCACCCGGCCGAGGCTCCCCCATCCCCTGCTGCCCGACGGCAGGAGGCACGCTCCCACCAACTCAAAGGGTACGTGACAATTCCTGCCAACAGCCAGTAGTCGTGACGGCGGTGCCAGATGTCATAGATCTTGCCAGAGGAGATGGCAGCCCTTTCCTCATTCTGCCACAGCGTGTGCAGCTCTGTGGAAGCAGAAGCGAGACAGCCCGGTCAGGCagcggggctgctggggacatCACCCAGCGCACCGGGCAGGTCGAGCGGTGAAATCTCCTGGGCGGCcgcaggcacagcacaaaaccaaGACAGCCTGCGGCGAGGTGAAGCACCGTCCTGTCTGCAGCCTTTTCACATGGCTCACATTGCTTGCACGGCTGTAGAGCTTCTGCACAGaagctctgcaggagcagctgatgcCTCGTCTCTTGCTCTTACCTGTAAAGCCACCGTCAGCGATGTTGAACATGAATCGGAAGTTCATGTTTCTGTCATCCTTCTTgccatcctcctcttcctctttgtCACCATTTTGCTGAGTGTCACTTtgctccttctcctctgccttggCGTCCTCTGCTTggcaaacacaaaaaattgtACCTGTCTAACCATTCTCCACCAAAAGACCGACTGGCACCCTCCTTGCCCCATCAGCTGCCAGAGGAACTCCCCACTAAAGTTACTGCTGGAAAAGCCATCAGTCTGCACCCTGCTCCACCACAGGTCCTACTGCTCGCACGGCAAGCACACAGCACCCACCCTACTGGGGTCTTGTTTCCGCTCATGGCTCTCACGCTTCGCCAGAAGGCgagcaccagctgctgcaggtgctgaggGCTGTGCTCACCATCACCCCATGGACCTGCTCCTTCGCCTCTGCAACAGGCACCTGCCTTGTTTTGGAGACCCTTCTTGCCCCAAAGCCTCCTTGCATCTCACCTGGTTTGACTTCTTTGTCCTCCCCTTTTCCTGGGCTGCTGTTCAACTCCAGCTTTTCCAGaggcttctctttctcttgAATCCCCTCAtctgaggaaaggaagaggactGTACGAAAAGCCTGACATGCAAAATGCTctttggggaagagcagcttgTCTGGAGAGACTTCCCCTTTTAGCGTAAAGTGATTATATAGTTTGTTTGTTCAAGGCATTCAGAaaacttcaaacaaaatattcttctgcattttatcaAGAAAATTTGTTCAGTTTTCCCTCTTCCTTGAGACATCTGGAGGAACACACTGCTAGGAACAGAAAATGCCCCCCCACAGTGAGCATTTCTCGTGATTTACAACCTGGTAATGTTGTTGTCTCAGGAATTTCTGCAGGACCTTGTGACATGCAGGTTTCCCGCAGTGATATGGAGAAGGACCCAAGCAAGGTGCAAAGCACTGGAGCCACCCACCAGAGGGAAAGTCCACCCGTTGGGAGCACCAACGCATCCAACACAGAAGGGATGCACACCCTGGTCTCCACgcagcttcagctgcagaactgctccagcacagaCCGGTGCCGTCGCTGGGTGCCACAGCCCCGCAGGAGTCCCAGCCGCGCTGAGGGGAGCCCGAGCGCAGGGATGGCACCCACCCAAGCCACAGACACTCACCTTTCACCAGCGGCTCGGGAGAAGGCTCAACCTTTTCACTCTCCTCCTGATGCTCTTCCCTCGGTCTTTCCTTGCTGTCGCAGCTTTCTAAGTGCTCTTCGCTTTCCACCTTCTCAGCACTCACAGGCACCTTAACATGAAGCGCCCACACCAGATGAGGCCAGCCTTGCGCCTTCCCCAGCGAGCGCTCTGAGTTTCTGGGAGACCACAAGAAGCCCtcccagaggagatgctgggagAAGCCACCCTACCTGGCCATCAGACACCTTCCTGGACTTCTGCTCCACTTGatccttttcctcctggaaCCCCAGCTGCGTTTCTATTTTGTCtgtagcagcagcaaagcaaggaagCAATCGAATGGGGCCCCAGAGAGCCGTGCACGCTGCCGAGGTAGGCAGACACCTGCACGACCTTCTGGTGGCTTCTCAAGCCAGACCAAAGCCACGATGCCCAGGCAGCCTGCCGGCACACCTACCAGCAAAAGCCACAGGTCCCATATGCATatgtgctgggctggctgggatGGGGGTGTTGGGATCTGAAGACACAATCTCACTGGATTTCTTGCTCTCCGGGCCCTCGAGAATGAGATCTGGGGTGCTGTACTTGCCATTGACATGCTCAAACTCCTGGACCTGGGGCAGACGCACAGCATCAAGCCAAACACAGCAGAGACATTCCCAGCCCACTGCTGCAGAGCCGGCACGTTCAGGCTGCTTCACCCGCCGACTGACAAAGCGGCAGGATCGCtgcaccccccccaccccccaccccccgccaggcACAGTCGACACTACAGCTCTGAGACCCAACAACTCTCCTGCATGATTCCTCTTTTTTGCCAGCCAGCCTGTTAAATACTGGCTCATCCTACATCCCTACCGGGGAAAAAAGCGGCAGGGTTTGAAAGGCAGTTTGCATTACCGTCACCTATACATTTATGGTAAACCTGGGAGATTCAGCAGGGGAACCCTGGCGAGAGGCACTCAGCAGCCAGTGAAACCCACGGGTCTCCAGAACACACCTGAAATGGCACATATGAAATTTTACTCACCCACCTTCTTCCTTACTAGTGACATGACTCCAATCCGAGTCAGCACGTGCTGGCGGGACAGCCCTTCCCGGGGAACGCCATCCGCAAAGGTTTCAGCACCGTCTGCTCCGGGTTCACACAAATGTCTCATGAAGAGAGAGACATACGCCCTGTGGAAGGAAAGCCAGAGCTTGGTCCCGTTGGCACGGACCGTCTGCTGAGCCGAGGACCCACAGCGCCTGCTCTCAGCCGCGGGCGAGGGCAGAGCCTCACACCCAGGCTGAGATTCAGCCTGTCGTAAAGAGAATGAGAGCAGCCCTCTCCGAGGAAACAGGTGTTGCCTCCCCAAAAAGAAACCACGGTGGGGACGTGCGGGTGCTTGGGCTACTGCTGGGCAGCCGGCTGTGTCacagcacagcctctgcccGGCCCTGGGAAGCACGGCAGAGACAGTGACGTGGCAAGACAACACAGTGATCAGAGCTCATCCCAAACCATCAGCCAGAGCCCAGGACAGACCTCGCCCCACCTGCCTGGCACCCCCCGCACCTGAACTCCTTCTCGCTCTTCCCTCGCAGGTCCCGAACCAGCCAGTGAGAGTTGAAGGCGTCCTGGGGCGGCATGCCCCAGCGCATGATAGCGTTCAGGAAAGCCTTGCGCTGGCGGGCGTTGAAGCCGAGAACCTGCGGGGAGTGGAGGCGTTGCTGGGATCACAACACACCCTCGGAAGTGTGTGGCACCTCAGAGCCTTGCGGCTGCTGGACCAGGACTAATGCGCCAGCAACTCGGTACGGAGCAGCCCAGCCCACGAGCCCAGCGCAGCCCTGGCACAACTGCACTGGTCGTGCTGATGCTCACCTCGATATTCCCCCCGACTCTTGCCAACAAAGGAGGGAGAGGCTTGTCCCTGTCACTCTTCAGCTGTCTCCGGGATTGTCTTCTGCCACCTAGAGTCAAGCAGCCTCAGTGATGGGTGGGCCCAGGAGCAAGGAAGGGTGCCCGAAGTCCTCCCGCACCCCCAGCTTCCTGCGCTCCCAACCGATGGGAGCGAGAtctgggcagagcagcagcccaggctgcagcagtcCCTTCCACCTGTCCCATTGGccttccccagctggggctCTTTTCTGCGCTTTCCAAGCAAGGGGGTACCACGCCTGTCCTCCCTGCGGTCCCCAACCTTCCACCATGAGGACCAGATCAAGGTCCTGCAGCGGCCAGCAAAGGAAACAGCCGGCTGCACTCCCTGCCCTAGGAATCTCCTCACCTGGCAGGCAAGCAGGGATAGCTCCCCCTCAATGGAGGCCCAGAAGCACACCAGTCCCTCCAACCCAGATGTTTCTGCTGCACCTGAGTGCCCAGGGCTCCCTGCAGAGCAACATCCCGTGGAGGACCAAATGCATTAACTCACTCTGACCTTCTGGCCTCTCTTCAAAGTCTTCATCCTCATCCTCGGAGCCAATGGAGTACTCCGACTGGTTGTCAGAGAGCTCATCCTGCCACTCTGCAGAGCACAAGGGAGGTCAGGTTAGGAGACCTCCCAGGCAGTGGGATCCTGCCCAGGAGGGACACACAGGACAGGTAAGAGCCTGCCTGCAGGTGTAACAGGCAGCGCAAGAGGAGGATACAACAAGCAAGAAATCACAGTCTCAGGTTTTCCAAAATCAGTATACAGGAAAAACCCAGCTTGAAATATCCCACCCGCAGACACATCTTTCCTACATTCTTCCAGCAAAACAAGAGtttacagacacaaaaaaaaaaaaaaaaaaaaaaaaaaaaaaaaaaaaagtcttggaaGAATTTCTGTCCCGGGAAGTTTAAGAATCTGGGAAGTACAGAGCCACACAGCCTACCAAACTGCAGAGGAACACCAGTGACTTGGCCAACCCATCCATCGGGGAACCTGCCTGTGCGGCTTTTCAGAgccagcctgcagggctgctgcccgCCCACGAGCCCCGCCAGGAGCTGAATGGCCACAGCCGTACCTTGGTCCTCCTGCGAGGCATCGTTGTAGTTGACCTGCTTGCGGATTCTCTTTCCCTTGCCCAAGTTCCTGGCCAggtcttcctgctgctgctcataGTGGTGCCGCAGCAGCTTCTCCCAGTAGTCAGGGTCCACGTTCTCCTCTTGCTTGATGATCTCACgttccacctcctcctgcaaaGCAAGAGACCAGGAGCTCGAGACCAGGCAGCCCCAGACCTGCCCACATTACCCCACTGCCTGTCCTCTAACAGCACtccagggagagagggagggcaCCGAGCCACTGGGATGGAACTGGGCTCCTGGGGCACTGCCCAAACCTACTGACCTCGGTGCAAGGTTGTCAAAGGGCTGCGACAACCTCCCCCCCAAGAAAGAGCTCCGCAAACATTGCCATCCATCCTGCCCACAGCACCCGCGCTCACATAGAGGGAGAGACCACAGATCTGCAGAGACCTCCCAGaacagcagcctgctcctgcgcGGCTACTGGGCAGGCGAACGACAGCAGCGCGGTTGCAAGCAGCATCGCGCCTGCTCCCAGTCTGCCAGGGAAGGGCCCTCCGCAGGACAGAAGGTGCCACGGACGCTTCGATCGAAACGGGGTCCTGGGCCAGCAGGGACAGAGCCTGGCTTGCACCATCGGCCACACAGGACCAAGACAAGCGGGCTCCCTCTCGGTCCCCTGGGCCCCCAAAATCTGGAGCCACctacagcagccacagctggcaCGCGGGGAGGAGAGCCACAGACACTCGCCAGAACAGAAGAGGGAGCGGAAGAAACACAGAGGGACATACAAAGAGGTGCGATTGTAAGACATGATACTAATCACATTACCACACCGTCCTCTTCTCTCACAACATACTGGGCCACTTTAAAGGAGCTGAGATACTCGTTCATGTTCTGCAGCTCCGTGTCATCAGTTGCATCCTGGTTTCGGTCCAAAAGCTTAGAGATGGCAGCGTCGTCATAGTGGATCACGCTGCTGTCATCCACGTCCTTATTGTCACCTGGAAAGCAAAGCGAGGGGATTGGAAACACAAATCACCATGATGGTAACAGCCTGCTCCCAGAGCCAGGGAGCTCAGGCAGGGCACAGGGCCAGGGAAGGGGACGGGTCACCCCAGCAAGGGGGGCTACACACCTGGTGGGGTGCcaccatgcttttttttcatgccaGGAGTCACTGCACCCCCTTTGGTGGAGAGAGTGTCAGAGAAAGCGGTGACAGCGTCAGGCATGGCGATCCGCTGTCCCTGAGACACCATGCCTGCGGGTGTACGAAGAGGAGAATGAGCcccagcagctgaggcaggccccccccccccacgcaGAGCATCCCCAGCACCTTCCTGATCTCACCTTCCACATCATCCTTGAAGAGCTCTTCTGTCCCAAACTTGAGGATGTCATCCAGCTCTTGCTTGGTCATGGAGCCTGACTTGGAGCCAAGCCCTGGGCGGACCACGAGATGGGTGAGCATCATCTTCCTTTTGGCCACCTGGGTGATGCGCTCTTCGACGGAGGCTCTGGTCACAAATCGGTAGATCATCACCTTCTTGTTCTGCCCGATGCGGTGAGCTCTGCTGAATGCCTGCAAGCAGAGAATGAAGCTGTTCAGGGCGGCACCGTGCCACGCTGGCTGAGGGGCCTGTTCCTCAACTCCCCAGGCTGTGCAAAGGCACCACAAGGACACGGCTGCATTCAGCATTCAAGGCTGCTACAGGGTGGTGGAGCGAGAGGGGCTCCTCAGAGCCAGCCTGAACATGCCAGCCCCCGAGGCTGACTGCAGGCAAGCCAGCTTCCCCGGGCAGGCCTCCAGCCAAAGGCACTGAGGGCAGGCAGCGAGGACGCACCCCACCCAGGAACCCTCCGGCCGCAGGTTCACCGGACCCGCACCGTTCCTTCACCACCCCGCACCAGCGCGGCTGCTTGCCTACGACCCAGTAAAAGGAAACGCCGGCACAAACGGACAGCAACAGTGGATGTAGCTTCGGAGAGAACCTTCTCCTGACCAGCAAGCACGGGAGGGACATGCATGACTCCTTGCTTTTCCATTACTTTCAGAGGTATGGGCTGCTCGCCCGCTCCAGCTGCCACTGCCCATTGGTGGACAGTCCTTAGCTAGGCTCTGCCCTGGGCTTTTGGAAACGCAAGTGGAAGCTCCCCAGAAGAGAATGGGGCACCCGCCTGTGaacaagcagcaggagaaagtgAGAAGCCATGGAAGAGAGCCAGTTTCACGTGCCAGGTCTCTCCTGTGCCACAGACAGGCCAGGGCAAGGCCAGCGGACGCGGGAAGGGCGCTGCTGGGCAAAAACACCCCCCACAGATACAGCAGAAAGCACCAGCAGctcttgggagaagagaccaacctCCCTGTGCAGGGTGTGCAAACAGAGGGCAGAGCCACAGAGGTACTTACTatatgggaaggaaaaggaaaagtcagAAACCTGGATGTCATTGTGGGGGTTCCAGTCAGAATCATAAATAATGACTGTGTCGGCTGTAGCAAGGTTTATGCCCAGACCGCCAGCGCGGGTagagaggagaaagcagaaCTGCTGAGCACCAGGAGCTGAGAAAGACAAACCCACAGGTGGCAAACAGTGAGACAGAAAGGAGCGCAGCTTACGTAGAAAGGTGCAGTACCACGCTTTAGGGATAAAACCGATGGGACCATTGGTCTAAGCCAACCAGCGACAGGCAGGGAAGGCAAGGAGGGCAAATGCATCGTCCCTGGGAACTGGTGactggaggaaaagcagctccAGTGCCAAAGGGGAAGCTCTGTCGTCTACCAAGGCCTTGAAGGGAAACACAGGGGTCCCCCAAACTAAGCAGCCTGCCGTGGGCATGCTCAGGGCTCACTGAGGGACGCGTCTCAAGGGCTTCATGACGTGGTAGGAGCAGCCCGCGCTGTGCCTCAGGACGCGGGACCTGCCGAGCGCGGCACAACTGGCGTGCAGGCAACCACCTCCCCGCTGCCCAACTGTGGGCACAGCCGGCCGACCCCGGGCTGCCAAGCCACCCCGCAAGGCAGAAAGGCGAGTACCGTTAAACCTGTCTATGGCCTCCTGGCGCAGGCCGCCGGTGATGCCCCCGTCTATCCGCTCGTACTTGTAGCCTTCATACTCCAGGAAATCCTCCAGCAAGTCCAGCATCTTCGTCATCTGCAGGGCAAGGTGACgctggcaccagcagctctgcacagcctggctcCCCGCCTGCCCCGGGGACCTGCCCTGCGCCCGCTGcgcccctgcctgcagcctggagGCCATGGTGATGGCAGTACCAACAACAGCCCCATACGGCCGCAGGCAACTGCCAGAGAAGCAGGACTCGCGTCTCAtcttctgcaggcagctctgccagtgcaAGGGAATCATGTCTGAACGGCCCTCCCCACAGGGGAGCACTATTGCTGTTATCTCTTTATCCACAGGTaacagcagttttaaataaaatattacaggcAGTCCCTCGGGGGAAAAGCTGGGATGCAGTCCATCCATCCTGACTGCCACAGCTGCCACGCTATCTGGGGACAAGCTGCCACCAGCTCTTCCACCTACCTCTATCTGCTCCTAGCACAAAATCCTCgtacagaactaaaaaaatccttaacaaatttatttattattatttctaccCTACACTCACCTGGGAAAAGATCAGAACTCTGTGACCCCCATCCCGTAACTTCTTCAGCATCTTTTGGAGCAGCATCAGTTTCCCAGAAGATTTGACCAAAGAATTCCCATCGTAGGATCCATTGGGCAGAACCGGGGCCTCCTGTGAAGGCACCCTGGTTAGCCTCTTTGAGGGCAACGCTTGTTACCTCCACGGAGAAGTGCACAGGCATTTCAAAGCCAAAATCCTTGTACAGAACCACTCACACGAAAACCCACACCATTAACCCAAGCGAGACGATGGATACAGCCCCCATCGACAGCTCACACACAATATTCGGAGAAATGTCCCCACAGCACAAAGAGAGGTGACGTACCACTGCTGCCACGGGAAAGAGGTACGGGTGGTTACAGCACTTCTTCAGGTCCATCATGATGTTGAGCAGTGAGACCTGGTTCCCGCCACCTTTTGAATTCAGGGCTTCGAAATTCCTCGTCAGTATGAATTTGTAGTATTTCCTGCAGGAACGGGGATGGGACAGACACCCCTGTGAATTCAGCCAGCGGCAGGACTGGCATAAACAGGACTGTGCTGAATGAAACCCCACTAGCACCACTGGAGCTTCAAAAGGGACATCTGGaggtttttcaaagcagcagctcagcaccctcagCTCAGGGTCAGGTTTATTTGATTGCTCTGTGGACATCACAGTCCTGTAAGTGGGACGCACTTAGGGGCGCAGTGGCTAGGAACACTCCCCGCTGCTGGGTGTACACCCAGCCTTGTCCCGCCATGGTGGTAAGAAGCAACCCCCCTTCGCTGCAAGGCCCCCAGCCTTGGCAAAAGATGCTGCTGAAGCTAAGCCAGGCAGCCCGACACGAACAGAGCCAAGCAAGCATCCCCTGGCGCAGCAGTGATGCTCCAGGCTGACACCAAGCAAGCTGGCATCACCGGCTGCTGCCCCGGTGCCgacagcaggaggagaagggggcTCAGTGTCCGCGTCTTCTCGGTGCCCCCCAGCACTAGCAGTGCCACGCTGACAGCTTGCCGTGCATCAAACGCTTTCTGCTGAGCAGCCAGGACTGCACAGAGCCCAGTTTAACCAGGCTGAACACGCTCCCCGGTGCGACACGGAGcgctccagctcctcctgcagcaggccTGAGGACAGCGGGGGGCCTGACCTGTTGGGCCCCAGGGACGCCCCGCCGTGCTGCAGATGAGGTGGGGTGAGGGAAGCTGGCCACCCCACGGGAGCTGCGCTGGAATTACTCACTTCTGCATCTGGCTCAGCTCCACTCTCACGATCAGCTCTGTCTTGGCTGGCATGTTCTTGAACACATCCGCCTTGAGCCGCCGCAGCATGTGGGGACCCAACAGGTCATGGAGTTTTTTGATCTGGTCCTCCTTCGAAATGTCTGCAAACTCCTCCAGAAATCCCTCCAGGTTACTGTGGAAGCAGCCAGAACCACACAGCGCTGAGCAATAACAGGACACACCAAAGACATCTGCTTCTTTAAGACTTAAAAACAAGGGCAGAGTTCTTGTGGTATACAAGGAGATGACACTCCTGTGCCTGCAtccaagcagagcagaagccaGGCTGAGGAGCCGTGCTGAGGGCTGAGGGGAAATCCACGCTAAATGTGCCGAGGTCTGAACAATTCCCCAAAGTACCTCTGTCTGCTCAgagacagggaagagaaagcagGCGTCAGCTCCTCACTCTCAAATCTCCCAACCGATAGCAAGGCAACAGCCACCCACAGGACCCCAAAATCCCACGGGAATAAACCCGGGGTCACGTTAAAGGCATGCGTAGCTGTTATGACCACGGGGGCAACAggctttgctgcctgcctgctggtgcAGACCGGTGACATTGGCACAGCAGCAACTGGATATGGGGATATGGCGATGTGGCACAGCAGCCCCATACAGACAGGAGCCCTGGGAAATGGGAGAAGCTCTGCTGAGCCACCCCCCTACCTGGCGAGGGGCCAGGTCCCGGCCGTTTGTCCCTttcgggggtggggtggggggggaaccaGTGCAACTTACTTAAACCGCTCAGGAGTCAGGAAATTGAGCAGGTGGAAGAGCTCTTCCAAGTTGTTCTGGAGCGGTGTCCCAGTGAGCAGCAGCTTGTAATCAATCTTGTAGCTATTTAATACTCTaaagaactgggaaaagaaatgagaggaGGTGAAAAGAGCTCCAAGGAGCCGATTAGTCCCCTGGGGTATCTGCAGATTGTGCCCACAGAG
Proteins encoded:
- the CHD5 gene encoding chromodomain-helicase-DNA-binding protein 5 isoform X3, with translation MRGPPGGRELLEDAENEEDVSEDDDGVLEGLDEFFAEEQVAVQKKKKSKKLKDSKAAKIKRRKKEGSNDEMSDNEEEIEEKSESEGSDYSPNKKKKKKLKDKKEKKPKRKKKDEEEDDNEDGVLKEPKSSAQLMEEWGLDDVDYVFSEEDYHTLTNYKAFSQFLRPLIAKKNPKIPMSKMMTVLGAKWREFSANNPFKGSSAAAAAAAIAAAVETVTVTPPLAASPQQAALPTVIRKAKTKEGKGPGVRKKIKGSKDGKKKGKGKKMAGLKFRFGGIPSKRKKGSSSEEEEREESDFDSASINSSSVRSECSAGLGKRGKRRRKKKRIEEGDGYETDHQDYCEVCQQGGEIILCDTCPRAYHLVCLDPELEKAPEGKWSCPHCEKEGIQWEPKEEEEEEEEGGEEEEDDHMEFCRVCKDGGELLCCDTCPSSYHLHCLNPPLPEIPNGEWLCPRCTCPPLKGKVQRILHWAWKEPPAAPLPPVLPTSDAELALPPPKVLEGIPEREFFVKWAGLSYWHCSWVKELQLELYHTVMYRNYQRKNDMDEPPAFDYGSGDEDSQREKRKNKDPQYAKMEERFYRYGIKPEWMMIHRILNHSFDKKGDIHYLIKWKDLPYDQCTWEIDEIDIPYYENLKHLYWNHRELMLGEDMRPLKKLNKKGKKLKEEKLEKPPETPLVDPTVKFDKQPWYIDATGGTLHPYQLEGLNWLRFSWAQGTDTILADEMGLGKTVQTIVFLYSLYKEGHSKGPYLVSAPLSTIINWEREFEMWAPDFYVVTYTGDKESRSVIRENEFSFEDNAIRSGKKVFRMKEAQIKFHVLLTSYELITIDQAVLGSIEWACLVVDEAHRLKNNQSKFFRVLNSYKIDYKLLLTGTPLQNNLEELFHLLNFLTPERFNNLEGFLEEFADISKEDQIKKLHDLLGPHMLRRLKADVFKNMPAKTELIVRVELSQMQKKYYKFILTRNFEALNSKGGGNQVSLLNIMMDLKKCCNHPYLFPVAAVEAPVLPNGSYDGNSLVKSSGKLMLLQKMLKKLRDGGHRVLIFSQMTKMLDLLEDFLEYEGYKYERIDGGITGGLRQEAIDRFNAPGAQQFCFLLSTRAGGLGINLATADTVIIYDSDWNPHNDIQAFSRAHRIGQNKKVMIYRFVTRASVEERITQVAKRKMMLTHLVVRPGLGSKSGSMTKQELDDILKFGTEELFKDDVEGMVSQGQRIAMPDAVTAFSDTLSTKGGAVTPGMKKKHGGTPPGDNKDVDDSSVIHYDDAAISKLLDRNQDATDDTELQNMNEYLSSFKVAQYVVREEDGVEEVEREIIKQEENVDPDYWEKLLRHHYEQQQEDLARNLGKGKRIRKQVNYNDASQEDQEWQDELSDNQSEYSIGSEDEDEDFEERPEGQSGRRQSRRQLKSDRDKPLPPLLARVGGNIEVLGFNARQRKAFLNAIMRWGMPPQDAFNSHWLVRDLRGKSEKEFRAYVSLFMRHLCEPGADGAETFADGVPREGLSRQHVLTRIGVMSLVRKKVQEFEHVNGKYSTPDLILEGPESKKSSEIVSSDPNTPIPASPAHMHMGPVAFADKIETQLGFQEEKDQVEQKSRKVSDGQVPVSAEKVESEEHLESCDSKERPREEHQEESEKVEPSPEPLVKDEGIQEKEKPLEKLELNSSPGKGEDKEVKPEDAKAEEKEQSDTQQNGDKEEEEDGKKDDRNMNFRFMFNIADGGFTELHTLWQNEERAAISSGKIYDIWHRRHDYWLLAGIVTHGYARWQDIQNDPRYVILNEPFKSEIHKGNYLEMKNKFLARRFKLLEQALVIEEQLRRAAYLNMTQDPNHPAMALNARLAEVECLAESHQHLSKESLAGNKPANAVLHKVLNQLEELLSDMKADVTRLPSMLSRIPPVAARLQMSERSILSRLATRGGDPTGQQGSFGSSQIYNNNFGPNFRGPGPGGIVNYSQMPLGPYVTDI